The sequence below is a genomic window from Streptomyces sp. NBC_00289.
ACTCGCAGGGCGGCATGATGCCCCGCTACTACCTGAAGTTCCTCGGCGGAGCCGCCAAGGTGAACGCCCTCGTCGGCATCGCGCCCGACAACCACGGCACCACTCTGTCCGGCCTCACCAAACTGCTGCCGTACTTCCCCGGCGCCGAGGACCTGCTCTCCACCGCCACTCCCGCCCTCGCCGACCAGGTCGCGGGCTCCGCCTTCCTCACCAAACTCAACGAGGGCGGCGACACCGTGCCCGGCGTGCACTACACGGTCCTCGCCACGAAGTACGACGAGGTCGTCACGCCGTACCGGAGCCAGTTCCTCAGCGGGTCCGACGTGCGCAACGTCCTGCTGCAGGACCTGTGCCCGCTCGACCTCTCCGAGCACGCCGCGATCGGACTGTTCGACCGGATCGCCTACCACGAGGTGGTCAACGCGCTCGACCCGGCGCACGCCACCGCCACCACCTGCGCGTCGGTCTTCGACTGACGCGCGCCGGGGCCTGACCGACCTGAGCCGCCGGTCAGGCCCCGGAGTCCGCTCAGCGGCCGTGCCGCCCGCCGCTCACCGCGCGCCGGCGGACCGAGGCGAACAGCGCCGCGGCACCCAGCGCCAGGGCGGCCGCGCCGCCGACGGCGAGGTACGGCGTGCTGCCGTCACCGCCGGTCTCGGCGAGGTTCCGCGAGGCCCCGGCCGCCGCGGGCTCGTTGGCGGCGGCCGTCTCCGCGGCCGGCTCGGCCTCCGTGGTCCTGTCCGCCGCCGTGGTCGGCTCGGCCGAGGTACTGGCGTCGTCGTCGCCGTGACCGTGATGCTCGACCGTCGACTTGTCCGCACCGTCCTCGATCTGCTCCTCGGAAGGCGCGGAGGCGGTCGGAGCCGACGGCGCGCCGCCTCCCGCGCCGCTGCCTCCGGCGTCGCCGTCACCGTCTCCGGTGCCGCCGCCTCCCGCGTCGCCGCTCCCGCCGAAGGAGACGTCCGAGCAGGAGTAGAACGCCTCCGGGCTGTCCGACCGCTGCCAGATCGCATACAGGACCTGCCGGCCGGT
It includes:
- a CDS encoding esterase/lipase family protein, with protein sequence MLPWKRALRPLAALLLTAAVAVVPAATAHATTATATSTGSGWNDYSCKPSTAHPRPVVLVHGTFANSVDNWLVLAPYLKDRGYCVFSFDYGQLPGVPLFYGLGPIDKSAEQLKTFVDKVLTATGTAETDLVGHSQGGMMPRYYLKFLGGAAKVNALVGIAPDNHGTTLSGLTKLLPYFPGAEDLLSTATPALADQVAGSAFLTKLNEGGDTVPGVHYTVLATKYDEVVTPYRSQFLSGSDVRNVLLQDLCPLDLSEHAAIGLFDRIAYHEVVNALDPAHATATTCASVFD